In the Leptolyngbya sp. SIO1E4 genome, one interval contains:
- a CDS encoding Na+/H+ antiporter NhaC family protein: protein MDIAIALVVSFGALLAAVQQGIPIVYPLLGTLALMAGVYRRRGVSRHVLWKFMGQGIQQSAGVISILLLIGVVVASWLLAGTVPALVYYGLQLIHPRWFLVSAFVLTGVVSVLLGTSFGSAGTIGLALMIMARGAGVHEHWAAGAIIAGAYIGDRCSPMSSSAHLVATVTGTDIYRNLRHMLVTGWAALALSLVIYAVASLQHPLSGVESGLVESIPASFSVHPMTLLPAGLLVALTLLRVPVRRTLIVSLASAIALALSVQARSVWGVLQTLLMGLHLPSSDPLSEIFQGGGLVAMGKVCTVVLVSTGLAGLLSGMGTFNQLGRWLSRWAGGRGLFGGTLVAGTLTSAFGCTQTIAILLTQQIVQPLYVSSQASQEQLAVDIENSAVVLAPLVPWNIAGLVPATVLLTDAGFVPYAVYLYLLPLLNWLFRAPTLRRAAVSSPPVTATPARDTA, encoded by the coding sequence ATGGATATTGCGATCGCGCTAGTCGTTTCGTTTGGGGCCTTACTGGCTGCCGTTCAACAGGGGATTCCCATTGTCTATCCTCTGCTGGGGACATTAGCTTTGATGGCGGGTGTCTATCGACGGCGGGGGGTTTCTAGACATGTGCTCTGGAAGTTCATGGGGCAGGGCATCCAGCAGTCAGCTGGGGTGATCAGCATTTTGCTGTTGATTGGGGTTGTGGTGGCGAGCTGGCTACTAGCAGGAACGGTGCCCGCGTTGGTGTATTACGGTCTGCAGTTGATTCATCCCCGCTGGTTTTTGGTTTCGGCCTTTGTGCTTACAGGGGTGGTGTCAGTGCTGCTAGGCACCTCCTTTGGGAGTGCCGGTACCATTGGCCTGGCCTTGATGATTATGGCCCGTGGGGCAGGCGTGCATGAACATTGGGCAGCGGGAGCTATCATTGCTGGGGCTTATATTGGCGATCGCTGCTCACCCATGTCTTCTAGTGCTCACCTGGTGGCGACCGTTACGGGCACCGATATTTATCGCAACCTGCGGCACATGCTGGTAACTGGGTGGGCGGCCTTGGCGCTGTCCCTGGTGATTTACGCGGTTGCCTCGCTGCAGCATCCGTTATCAGGGGTCGAGAGCGGTCTGGTTGAGAGTATTCCAGCCAGCTTTTCGGTGCATCCGATGACGTTACTCCCGGCAGGGTTGCTGGTGGCGCTGACCCTGCTGCGCGTGCCTGTGCGGCGAACGCTGATCGTGAGCTTGGCCAGTGCGATCGCCCTGGCCCTCAGTGTGCAAGCTCGCTCTGTCTGGGGGGTGCTGCAAACTTTGCTGATGGGGCTACACCTGCCCAGTAGCGATCCCTTAAGTGAAATTTTTCAGGGGGGCGGGTTGGTCGCGATGGGGAAAGTCTGTACCGTGGTGCTGGTTTCTACTGGGTTGGCTGGGCTGCTCTCAGGCATGGGCACCTTCAATCAACTCGGGCGCTGGCTGTCTCGGTGGGCTGGAGGGCGCGGGCTGTTTGGCGGCACCTTGGTTGCAGGCACCTTAACCAGTGCCTTTGGCTGTACGCAAACCATCGCCATTCTGTTAACCCAGCAAATTGTCCAGCCACTTTATGTCTCTTCCCAGGCCAGTCAAGAGCAGCTAGCCGTGGATATTGAGAATTCTGCGGTGGTGCTGGCTCCCCTGGTGCCCTGGAATATTGCTGGGTTGGTCCCAGCTACGGTGCTGTTGACCGATGCAGGGTTTGTGCCCTATGCCGTCTATCTTTACCTGCTGCCGCTGTTGAACTGGCTGTTTCGCGCCCCAACGCTACGGCGGGCGGCGGTGTCTTCACCGCCCGTTACCGCGACGCCTGCCCGTGACACTGCTTGA
- a CDS encoding YchJ family protein: MKNLSVCPCGSQRAFSACCEPYLLGQAIAPTAEALMRSRYTAYCQGNVDYLVATHHPSKRTFSDRITLSKSVKNTTWLGLTIVSTARGQPQDETGMVEFVAIYRTGNVGQLHERSRFQKQKGRWFYLEGEHLPPVAPKRNEPCWCGSGKKFKQCHGQASR, encoded by the coding sequence ATGAAAAATCTCTCTGTGTGTCCCTGCGGTAGCCAACGCGCATTTTCGGCGTGCTGCGAACCCTATTTGCTGGGCCAGGCGATCGCCCCCACAGCGGAAGCGCTGATGCGATCGCGCTACACCGCTTACTGTCAGGGCAATGTTGATTATTTAGTGGCCACCCATCATCCCTCCAAGCGCACCTTTAGCGATCGCATCACCCTGAGCAAAAGCGTTAAAAACACCACCTGGCTGGGGCTCACCATTGTCAGCACCGCCCGGGGCCAGCCCCAGGATGAAACAGGGATGGTGGAGTTTGTGGCAATTTACCGCACGGGTAACGTGGGGCAACTGCACGAGCGATCGCGCTTCCAGAAACAAAAGGGCCGCTGGTTTTACCTGGAGGGCGAACATTTACCGCCTGTGGCACCCAAGCGCAATGAACCCTGCTGGTGTGGCAGCGGCAAAAAGTTCAAGCAGTGTCACGGGCAGGCGTCGCGGTAA
- a CDS encoding FecR domain-containing protein produces MHFRKSFLHPLGVLIACGQLFLVQEAAQATRGLMVCNVEGTASLSPNGDTTAATSVEKNIFLNNVADTLTTSSDASVRVGIDDFLGRVDVLANTTVGIAGMVRDVSSNLTRLSLEEGSVHVSFYRSHVDPESVFTIQTPTATVTVIGNFLPPETPVTYQEVPSYLLSAVKSDNREAFCSDPVDIFEIENFNDWEPEVTVLFDTDTVSANQALDGISESKNIPNFLIAVEPDGTTNVQVDSGMVFVEKKPEGSPSEESYSGENVYSRILAALSRDAFDDSVGIVVGPGVRVVIPPGE; encoded by the coding sequence ATGCACTTTAGGAAATCTTTTCTGCATCCCTTAGGGGTTTTGATTGCTTGCGGTCAGCTATTCCTTGTCCAAGAGGCGGCCCAGGCCACCCGAGGGCTCATGGTTTGCAATGTGGAGGGGACGGCTAGCCTTTCACCCAATGGGGACACGACCGCTGCAACCAGTGTTGAAAAGAATATCTTCCTAAATAATGTGGCTGATACGCTGACAACCAGCAGCGATGCATCGGTGAGAGTTGGAATTGATGATTTCTTAGGTCGAGTGGATGTTTTAGCAAACACCACGGTGGGGATAGCGGGTATGGTCAGAGACGTCTCTAGTAATCTGACAAGATTGTCCCTAGAGGAAGGTTCCGTTCATGTCTCATTTTACCGATCGCATGTGGATCCTGAGTCTGTTTTCACCATTCAAACCCCTACGGCAACCGTGACGGTCATTGGTAACTTTTTGCCGCCCGAAACCCCGGTAACTTATCAAGAGGTTCCTTCTTATCTTCTGAGCGCTGTTAAAAGTGATAACCGCGAAGCCTTTTGCAGTGACCCAGTAGATATCTTTGAAATCGAGAATTTTAATGATTGGGAACCCGAGGTGACCGTTTTATTTGACACAGATACGGTGAGTGCCAACCAGGCCCTAGACGGCATTAGTGAAAGCAAAAACATTCCCAACTTTTTAATCGCAGTTGAGCCCGATGGCACCACAAATGTCCAGGTCGATAGCGGCATGGTGTTTGTGGAAAAGAAGCCTGAGGGTTCCCCTTCTGAAGAGAGCTATTCTGGGGAGAATGTTTACAGCAGAATTCTGGCTGCACTTTCCCGTGATGCGTTTGATGATTCAGTGGGCATCGTGGTCGGGCCAGGTGTGCGGGTCGTGATTCCACCCGGAGAATAG
- a CDS encoding dinitrogenase iron-molybdenum cofactor biosynthesis protein, which translates to MTSQPISDEVALRIALAARVLPDVSVRDLIGALQINLNDEVTEESLSQLTVTQLKRSFGNIYAVDEGEWEGEDADNQDISAFKEAVRILWGETEQCEHPLPIEPYQEGDMPNSIRIAVASNTAEQLDGHFGSCHRYLIYQLSVDEIRLIDVRSAIDADLSDNKNKFRVDLIRDCPVLYVVSIGGPAAAKVIQANIYPMKIETGGSIREILPDLQKAIATAPPPWLAKILGIKQDQRVKNYTAVG; encoded by the coding sequence ATGACCAGTCAACCGATTTCCGATGAAGTCGCCCTGAGAATTGCCTTAGCAGCTAGGGTGTTACCTGATGTCTCTGTTAGAGATTTGATCGGCGCTTTGCAAATCAATCTCAACGATGAGGTTACGGAAGAATCGTTGAGCCAACTTACGGTCACCCAATTAAAGAGATCCTTTGGCAACATTTACGCCGTAGATGAGGGTGAATGGGAAGGGGAAGATGCTGACAATCAAGATATTTCAGCCTTTAAAGAAGCCGTTCGAATTCTATGGGGCGAAACCGAACAGTGCGAACACCCCTTACCTATCGAACCGTATCAAGAAGGCGACATGCCTAATTCAATTAGAATTGCCGTCGCTTCCAACACTGCAGAGCAATTAGACGGACATTTTGGCTCTTGCCATCGCTACTTAATTTATCAACTCTCTGTGGATGAAATCAGGCTTATTGATGTTCGCTCCGCCATAGACGCTGACCTGAGCGACAATAAAAATAAGTTTCGCGTTGACTTAATTAGAGATTGCCCCGTTCTCTATGTTGTTTCCATTGGGGGACCAGCGGCAGCAAAAGTCATTCAAGCCAACATCTATCCTATGAAAATAGAAACCGGCGGTTCCATCAGAGAAATTCTCCCAGACTTGCAAAAAGCGATCGCCACGGCTCCACCGCCCTGGTTAGCCAAGATCTTAGGCATCAAGCAAGATCAACGCGTGAAAAACTATACAGCCGTCGGCTAA
- a CDS encoding MSMEG_0565 family glycosyltransferase codes for MKIALLTYSTKPRGSVVHTWELTAALTELGHAVCIYALDKDGSGCDRSLPCSIRLIAAQPAPAEIDGLIRQRIQEFVSVLSAETDTFDIYHAQDCIGANALLQLRQAGNIPHVVRTVHHVEDYQSPYLQQCQDKSIRLPDLCLCVSDRWQQTLKAEYGIVAPRVVNGVNQQRFSPAPTGQEATLKAAYGLTGAPIYLTVGGIEPRKNSIRLLEAFAQVLQTQPAAQLVIAGGATLFDYAPYREAFFQRAAALGIETGAALVLPGVVPDQDLPVLYRCADVFCFPSVKEGWGLVVLEAIAAGLPAIVANEPPFTEFLSAEQALFVSPDSVTAIAQAMVTAAQPRRSHALVQNSRAVLAQYTWSRSAHLHIQAYQQVLANPVSVGKGRAC; via the coding sequence ATGAAAATCGCCCTGCTGACCTACTCCACCAAACCGCGCGGCAGTGTTGTTCACACTTGGGAACTGACCGCAGCCCTGACTGAGTTGGGACATGCTGTCTGCATCTACGCTTTAGATAAAGATGGCAGTGGCTGCGATCGCTCCCTGCCCTGCTCGATCCGTCTCATTGCGGCCCAACCTGCGCCTGCTGAGATCGATGGCCTGATTCGGCAGCGCATCCAAGAATTTGTCAGTGTTCTCTCAGCAGAAACCGACACCTTCGATATTTATCACGCGCAAGACTGCATCGGGGCCAATGCCTTGTTGCAACTCCGGCAAGCGGGCAACATTCCCCATGTGGTGCGCACCGTGCACCATGTCGAAGATTACCAAAGCCCTTACCTGCAGCAGTGTCAGGACAAGTCTATCCGTCTGCCTGATCTCTGCCTGTGTGTGAGCGATCGCTGGCAGCAAACCCTCAAAGCGGAGTACGGCATTGTGGCCCCCCGCGTGGTCAATGGCGTTAACCAGCAGCGCTTTTCTCCCGCACCCACGGGGCAAGAAGCCACTTTGAAAGCTGCCTATGGCCTGACTGGGGCACCGATTTATCTCACCGTTGGCGGCATTGAACCCCGCAAGAACTCGATTCGCCTTCTAGAAGCGTTTGCTCAGGTGCTGCAGACCCAGCCCGCTGCGCAACTGGTGATTGCCGGGGGGGCCACCTTGTTCGACTATGCGCCCTACCGAGAAGCCTTTTTTCAGAGGGCTGCCGCTTTAGGCATTGAGACGGGGGCTGCCCTCGTGTTGCCAGGTGTCGTTCCTGATCAGGATTTACCCGTGCTGTACCGCTGCGCCGATGTATTCTGCTTTCCCTCGGTTAAAGAGGGGTGGGGGTTAGTGGTGCTAGAGGCGATCGCGGCTGGGCTGCCCGCCATTGTTGCTAACGAACCGCCCTTCACAGAATTTTTGTCTGCCGAGCAAGCCCTTTTCGTGTCCCCAGATTCGGTCACAGCTATCGCCCAGGCCATGGTGACTGCAGCCCAGCCAAGGAGATCACATGCCCTGGTGCAAAATAGTCGGGCGGTTTTGGCACAATACACCTGGTCGCGATCGGCTCACCTGCATATCCAGGCATATCAACAGGTGTTGGCCAATCCGGTCAGTGTCGGAAAGGGCCGGGCTTGTTAA
- a CDS encoding MSMEG_0570 family nitrogen starvation response protein has protein sequence MPEMRFQIQWPDGSQETCYSPSLVIKDYFAPGETYSLADFVARSRTALQIASDRVQAKYGFPCGRAMGQLQQIESASAQYQSLDEPTVRILQFME, from the coding sequence ATGCCCGAAATGCGATTCCAAATCCAATGGCCCGATGGTTCCCAAGAAACCTGCTACTCGCCGTCGCTGGTGATCAAAGACTACTTTGCCCCGGGTGAAACCTATTCCCTCGCAGATTTTGTGGCCAGATCTCGCACTGCCTTGCAAATTGCCAGCGATCGCGTCCAGGCCAAATATGGCTTTCCCTGCGGGCGGGCAATGGGGCAACTTCAGCAAATTGAAAGTGCCTCAGCCCAATATCAATCGTTAGATGAACCCACCGTTCGCATTCTCCAGTTCATGGAGTGA
- the folP gene encoding dihydropteroate synthase, with the protein MAAATIPSWILRDRAFHWGDRTYVMGVLNVTPDSFSDGGQFNTVETAVLQAKNLTAAGVDILDIGGQSTRPGAGQISLEDEIRRVVPVIEAIRTHDNEKLASMVLSVDTTQAGVARAAVRAGADIVNDISGGTFDAAMLSTVADLGVPVILMHIRGVPETMQQHTHYEDLIGEIYQVLERQVQTAVAAGVSHSQIAIDPGIGFAKSYPQNLEILRQISAFRPLHCPILIGPSRKSFIGWILQQPEAKARVWGTAAACCAAIAGGADILRVHDGKEMMDVCRVADAIWRNTLPTDNTGAR; encoded by the coding sequence ATGGCTGCTGCGACGATACCTTCTTGGATCCTGCGCGATCGCGCCTTTCATTGGGGCGATCGCACCTATGTGATGGGGGTTCTGAACGTTACCCCTGATAGCTTTAGCGATGGTGGTCAATTCAACACGGTGGAAACCGCCGTGCTGCAAGCGAAAAATCTCACCGCCGCCGGGGTAGACATTTTGGATATTGGGGGACAATCCACCCGGCCTGGGGCAGGGCAAATTTCATTAGAAGACGAAATTCGCCGGGTGGTTCCGGTCATTGAGGCCATTCGGACCCATGACAATGAAAAACTTGCGTCTATGGTTCTCTCCGTCGATACCACACAGGCAGGGGTGGCGCGGGCCGCTGTGCGAGCCGGAGCGGATATTGTGAATGACATTTCTGGGGGCACTTTCGACGCTGCCATGCTGTCGACCGTGGCCGACCTGGGCGTCCCCGTCATTTTGATGCACATTCGCGGGGTGCCGGAAACCATGCAGCAGCATACCCACTACGAAGATTTGATCGGTGAAATTTATCAGGTCTTAGAGCGACAGGTTCAAACCGCAGTTGCAGCAGGGGTCAGCCATAGTCAAATTGCCATTGACCCTGGAATTGGGTTTGCCAAAAGCTACCCTCAAAACCTAGAGATTCTACGCCAGATTTCCGCCTTCCGGCCGTTGCACTGCCCTATCCTCATCGGCCCTTCTCGTAAAAGCTTCATCGGCTGGATTTTGCAGCAGCCCGAGGCAAAAGCGCGCGTTTGGGGAACGGCAGCCGCCTGCTGTGCGGCGATCGCAGGCGGCGCAGACATCCTCAGGGTTCACGATGGCAAAGAGATGATGGATGTCTGCCGGGTTGCCGATGCTATCTGGCGCAACACCTTGCCCACGGACAATACCGGTGCCCGTTAG
- a CDS encoding DUF3252 domain-containing protein, which produces MLFPGAAVRVVNVDDIYYGFQGQVQRIADGKIAVLFEGGNWDKLVTFNASELEPLDARRGKKK; this is translated from the coding sequence ATGCTTTTTCCTGGTGCAGCGGTTCGTGTTGTCAACGTCGATGATATTTACTACGGATTTCAAGGGCAGGTGCAACGGATCGCGGATGGCAAAATAGCGGTGCTGTTTGAAGGCGGTAACTGGGATAAGCTTGTTACCTTCAATGCCTCCGAATTAGAACCCCTGGATGCCCGCCGAGGGAAGAAAAAGTAA
- a CDS encoding FAD-binding oxidoreductase — MQTFDWIVIGNGLTGAALSYELSRQGCSVLLLDKALDPASATRYSYGGIPYWSGSTDLLRQLCQQGWSRHQSLFEETGVSTQLRELDLLLTIAPDQDAKALAERYAAVEIPPVLISAQEVAEREPQLNAAAISGALTVRHGHVEPMALVKAYNHGLQNAGGRVVIAPVTGLVRMGDRITGVTTPTQAYAASNVAIAAGGHTRDLLKTAGIQVPVYFTHAEIIETPPLETSFRALVMPADLSRSGLESEASQAEVDALWDAASHEIVPPILDAGFIQFLDNTVRIGQISRIETSLHPQIDAQASERQLRQGIAPLIPALADAPGQWRACQVAFSRDGLPLAGPIPGLTGVAVFSGFNSPFALVPGAAVEFARWATGQASSIMESLRPERFVISGQKS; from the coding sequence ATGCAAACCTTTGACTGGATCGTCATTGGCAATGGCCTGACAGGGGCTGCGCTGAGTTACGAACTGTCCCGACAAGGGTGCTCGGTTCTACTGCTAGACAAGGCCCTAGACCCTGCCAGTGCCACTCGCTATAGCTATGGAGGCATTCCCTACTGGTCGGGGAGTACAGACCTGCTGCGGCAACTCTGTCAGCAAGGATGGAGCCGCCATCAATCCCTTTTTGAAGAAACCGGTGTTTCAACTCAGCTACGAGAACTCGATCTGCTACTCACGATCGCACCCGATCAAGATGCAAAAGCGCTGGCGGAACGTTATGCTGCCGTCGAAATTCCCCCAGTGTTGATTTCTGCCCAAGAAGTCGCCGAGCGAGAACCGCAGCTCAATGCTGCTGCCATCTCAGGGGCGCTTACAGTGCGTCATGGCCATGTTGAACCGATGGCCCTGGTCAAGGCTTACAACCATGGGCTGCAAAATGCGGGTGGACGGGTGGTGATTGCACCCGTAACCGGGCTAGTGCGCATGGGCGATCGCATCACAGGGGTTACGACCCCGACTCAGGCTTACGCGGCGAGCAACGTGGCGATCGCGGCAGGTGGCCACACTCGCGACCTCTTAAAAACCGCTGGCATCCAGGTTCCTGTTTACTTCACCCATGCAGAGATTATCGAAACGCCGCCTCTAGAGACCTCCTTTCGTGCACTCGTGATGCCTGCTGACCTCAGCCGCTCTGGTCTGGAGTCAGAGGCTAGTCAGGCAGAGGTTGATGCCCTTTGGGATGCAGCTAGCCACGAAATTGTTCCCCCAATCTTGGATGCGGGCTTTATTCAGTTTCTTGACAACACTGTACGAATTGGGCAAATTAGCCGCATCGAAACTTCATTGCATCCTCAAATTGATGCTCAAGCCAGTGAACGCCAGTTGCGACAGGGCATTGCCCCTCTGATCCCGGCCTTAGCGGATGCTCCGGGGCAGTGGCGTGCCTGTCAGGTTGCCTTCAGTCGAGATGGTCTCCCCTTAGCCGGGCCGATTCCCGGCCTGACAGGGGTCGCAGTTTTTTCTGGGTTCAACAGCCCCTTTGCGCTGGTGCCCGGAGCGGCAGTAGAGTTTGCGCGCTGGGCAACGGGGCAAGCCTCTTCAATCATGGAGTCACTACGGCCTGAGCGATTTGTCATCAGCGGTCAAAAATCTTAG